One Planctomycetota bacterium DNA segment encodes these proteins:
- the rpsF gene encoding 30S ribosomal protein S6, producing MAIYEGMFLADPAKASTEWEEVMKHVTELIGKHGGKILQSTKWAERKLTYPIKRRNRGTYILTYFEAPPESITKIKDDFKLSEIILRTLILAKEGKEATKILAKPLEPLKELPPMAPRNMNR from the coding sequence ATGGCAATTTACGAAGGCATGTTCCTGGCTGACCCGGCAAAAGCATCGACCGAATGGGAAGAAGTAATGAAGCATGTTACCGAGCTTATCGGCAAACACGGCGGAAAAATCCTCCAATCCACCAAGTGGGCCGAAAGGAAACTCACTTACCCGATTAAAAGGCGCAACCGCGGGACTTATATCCTTACCTATTTTGAGGCGCCACCGGAAAGCATCACTAAAATAAAAGACGATTTCAAACTTTCGGAAATCATACTTAGAACGCTGATACTTGCCAAAGAAGGCAAGGAAGCGACAAAAATCCTCGCCAAACCGCTGGAACCCCTTAAGGAACTTCCACCCATGGCGCCCAGGAATATGAACAGATAA
- a CDS encoding aminoacyl-tRNA hydrolase: MKIIVGLGNPGLKYKHTRHNLGFKVIDSLTEAKDIDLRKSSRNYEAGKGTIEGNQIMLVKPLTFMNNSGIAVSALVTKTGAKPDELLVICDDFQLPPGKLRIRRGGSSGGHKGLESIIAALGTDEFARLRIGVGLPGNMDAAEFVLMNFRKAELAEIIPAIERATEAVCEWVANGIDKSMNKYN, encoded by the coding sequence ATGAAAATCATCGTTGGGCTTGGTAACCCCGGACTGAAATATAAACATACCAGGCACAATTTGGGATTCAAGGTAATAGACAGCCTGACTGAAGCGAAAGATATCGATCTTAGAAAATCAAGCAGAAATTACGAGGCGGGCAAAGGAACCATCGAAGGGAACCAGATAATGCTGGTAAAACCGCTGACTTTCATGAATAATTCAGGCATTGCGGTTTCGGCACTGGTCACCAAAACAGGCGCGAAGCCTGATGAGCTTTTGGTTATCTGCGACGATTTCCAGTTGCCGCCGGGGAAACTCCGGATACGCCGGGGTGGTTCAAGCGGAGGCCACAAAGGGCTGGAATCCATCATCGCCGCACTCGGCACGGATGAATTTGCGCGCCTGAGAATCGGCGTGGGACTGCCGGGAAACATGGATGCGGCGGAATTTGTCCTTATGAATTTCAGGAAAGCCGAACTGGCTGAAATAATCCCGGCAATCGAACGGGCGACAGAAGCCGTTTGCGAATGGGTCGCAAACGGAATAGATAAAAGCATGAATAAATATAACTAA
- the ssb gene encoding single-stranded DNA-binding protein — MPSYNRVLLMGNLTADPELRYTQSGTPVCSFRIAVNEVYKTPSGEKKETVTFIPITIWRKQAETCAEYLKKGRPVLVEGKLKMSQWTSKEGEKRSKLEVVGLGVKFLSSGPAGDRSAERAASHQGEQPEPPSEPMLDEEESEDIPF, encoded by the coding sequence ATGCCGAGTTATAATCGAGTATTGCTGATGGGAAACCTGACCGCCGACCCTGAATTGCGATACACCCAAAGCGGCACGCCGGTTTGTTCATTTCGAATCGCGGTAAACGAAGTTTATAAAACACCCTCAGGCGAAAAGAAAGAAACTGTCACGTTTATCCCCATCACCATCTGGCGCAAACAGGCCGAAACCTGCGCCGAATACCTGAAAAAGGGCAGACCGGTCTTGGTGGAAGGCAAACTAAAAATGAGCCAGTGGACATCAAAAGAAGGTGAAAAACGCTCCAAGCTTGAAGTCGTTGGGCTGGGCGTAAAGTTTTTAAGCAGCGGCCCGGCCGGCGACCGCTCAGCAGAAAGAGCCGCGAGCCATCAGGGCGAGCAACCCGAACCACCATCCGAACCTATGCTGGATGAGGAAGAATCCGAAGATATTCCCTTTTAG
- a CDS encoding RNA-binding protein has protein sequence MGKKLYVGGLSYDTTEETLKQTFAQAGAVESAKIIMDRDSGRSKGFGFVEMTTNEEAAKAIELFNGKELDGRSLTVNEARPMVPRDNKFGGGGNRRDRY, from the coding sequence ATGGGTAAGAAACTGTATGTAGGCGGATTGTCCTACGACACCACCGAGGAAACCCTGAAGCAGACGTTTGCCCAGGCAGGCGCCGTGGAAAGCGCAAAAATCATCATGGACCGCGATAGCGGGCGCTCCAAGGGCTTCGGCTTTGTGGAAATGACCACAAACGAAGAAGCGGCCAAGGCAATCGAACTCTTTAACGGCAAGGAACTTGATGGTCGCAGCCTGACAGTCAACGAAGCCAGGCCGATGGTTCCGCGGGATAACAAATTCGGCGGCGGCGGGAATCGCAGAGACCGCTATTAA
- a CDS encoding 50S ribosomal protein L25: MEWVKIKAESRKEKGSTICRHLRKKGLVPGIVYGRKEPEEQLVINAKELSEMLHKGVRLIDLAFPDKTEKVFVKEVQVDPISEAPIHIDFSRIAMDEMLTMEVEIILKGQPKGILAGGLLEQNLRQLTIKCLPNNIPDSIEVDVAGLDMGDLVRVKEMKLPQGVSTVTDAEIVVAGVHQPKEEEVAAPAGEISTTEPEVITAKKEETEEGEEGKKGTDDKKAAVKEEKKPAKEEKK; the protein is encoded by the coding sequence ATGGAATGGGTTAAAATTAAAGCAGAATCCCGCAAGGAAAAAGGTTCGACCATTTGCCGCCATTTGCGCAAAAAAGGGCTTGTTCCCGGAATCGTCTATGGTCGTAAAGAACCAGAGGAACAACTGGTAATCAATGCCAAGGAATTATCAGAAATGCTCCACAAGGGTGTGCGCCTGATAGACCTGGCATTCCCGGATAAAACCGAAAAAGTATTTGTCAAGGAAGTACAGGTTGACCCGATAAGCGAAGCACCGATTCACATCGATTTCAGCCGCATAGCCATGGATGAAATGCTGACCATGGAAGTGGAAATCATCTTGAAAGGACAGCCCAAAGGAATACTGGCCGGTGGGCTTCTGGAACAAAACCTCAGGCAACTCACCATCAAGTGCCTGCCGAATAATATCCCGGATTCAATCGAGGTGGATGTCGCCGGGCTTGACATGGGAGACTTGGTCAGGGTAAAGGAAATGAAACTGCCCCAGGGCGTCAGCACGGTAACCGATGCGGAAATCGTGGTGGCCGGAGTGCACCAGCCTAAGGAAGAAGAAGTCGCCGCACCTGCAGGTGAAATCTCCACAACCGAACCGGAAGTAATCACCGCGAAGAAGGAAGAAACTGAAGAAGGCGAAGAAGGCAAAAAAGGAACCGATGATAAAAAGGCTGCCGTAAAGGAAGAAAAGAAGCCGGCTAAAGAAGAAAAGAAATGA
- a CDS encoding ribose-phosphate pyrophosphokinase: protein MPRDKMQVFAGRASTELAEKVCAKLSIPLGKAEIRPFPDGEIDLKVIDDVRGSDVFIIQSTSAPADSHLMELLIFIDCLKRASVERITAVIPYFGYARQDRKAEGRVPITAKLVANLITTAGADRVLTIDLHAAQIQGFFDIPVDHLFSSPVMIEYIKHLRIPKLIVVAPDVGGVKLARAYAKHLAADLAIVDKRRIGPRQTEAMQIIGDIKGKNILMVDDMISTATTISNAAEIMRSKGAKNIYVCATHAVLTEGSLQKLQKARFNEVVLSDTIYHNPKTLTDQIRILSVSGMLAEAIRRIHYSESVSSLFI from the coding sequence ATGCCTCGAGATAAAATGCAGGTCTTTGCCGGGCGCGCCAGCACGGAACTGGCCGAGAAAGTCTGCGCCAAATTAAGCATCCCATTGGGCAAAGCGGAAATACGGCCATTTCCGGACGGGGAAATAGACCTTAAGGTTATTGACGACGTGCGCGGGTCGGATGTCTTTATAATCCAGTCCACCTCCGCACCGGCTGATTCGCATCTTATGGAATTATTGATTTTTATAGACTGCCTGAAACGCGCCTCGGTCGAGCGGATAACCGCGGTGATACCTTATTTCGGTTACGCCCGCCAGGACCGTAAAGCCGAAGGGCGCGTCCCGATAACCGCCAAGCTGGTCGCCAACCTGATTACAACCGCCGGGGCGGATAGAGTGCTGACCATAGATTTGCACGCCGCTCAAATACAGGGATTCTTTGATATTCCCGTGGACCACTTGTTCTCATCCCCCGTCATGATAGAATACATCAAGCATTTGAGGATACCCAAATTAATCGTTGTCGCTCCTGACGTGGGCGGCGTAAAACTGGCGCGCGCTTACGCCAAGCATCTCGCAGCCGACCTGGCGATTGTGGACAAGCGCAGAATAGGGCCGCGCCAAACCGAAGCAATGCAGATTATCGGAGATATCAAAGGCAAGAATATTTTGATGGTAGACGATATGATTTCCACCGCCACCACAATCAGCAACGCCGCGGAAATAATGCGTTCAAAAGGCGCCAAGAATATTTACGTCTGCGCCACCCACGCGGTTTTGACCGAGGGTTCTTTGCAAAAACTGCAGAAAGCACGCTTCAACGAGGTGGTTTTATCCGATACTATTTACCACAACCCGAAAACGCTGACCGACCAGATTAGGATACTTTCCGTTTCCGGGATGCTCGCCGAAGCAATACGGCGGATACATTACAGTGAATCGGTAAGCTCGCTGTTTATTTAA
- a CDS encoding Gfo/Idh/MocA family oxidoreductase has product MMNITESTESVNDKCDVAITTLAVIGVGHLGKHHARICRSLAGTRLAAVVDTNPKTAREKGLELNVPYYTDYKKLFGAISATVIATPTITHYKIAKDFITRGIHVFIEKPITTTINQAKSLIKLAKQYRVKLQVGHIERFNPALKAVREDITSPRFIESHRLSPLSFRSLDIDVVRDLMIHDIDIVCSLNNQKPVKIFATGVPVFSRKVDIANARLVFPNGCVANLTASRVSDKSMRKMRIFSKDAYASIDFASKNAQVYRKSPQAPSPKKILQNIDLNAIKDYQSLMLQKFLEIKNPVIEKTDQIESELGAFIGSIQEGRPVVVTGEDGLRALETAELIIKQINKE; this is encoded by the coding sequence ATGATGAATATAACTGAATCAACCGAATCAGTTAATGATAAATGCGATGTTGCTATAACCACGCTTGCCGTTATCGGGGTTGGACATCTCGGCAAACACCACGCGCGGATATGTCGTTCACTTGCCGGCACCAGGCTTGCCGCCGTGGTAGATACTAATCCGAAAACCGCCCGGGAAAAAGGCCTTGAACTCAACGTGCCGTATTACACGGATTACAAGAAACTCTTTGGCGCAATTTCCGCAACAGTCATTGCCACACCGACAATCACCCATTATAAAATTGCCAAAGATTTCATCACGCGCGGAATCCATGTCTTTATCGAAAAGCCGATTACCACGACAATCAACCAGGCAAAGAGTCTTATTAAGCTCGCCAAACAATACCGTGTGAAACTGCAGGTGGGCCATATTGAAAGATTTAATCCGGCATTGAAAGCGGTCCGGGAGGATATCACTTCACCTCGCTTTATAGAAAGCCATCGCCTGTCTCCCCTTTCTTTCCGGTCGCTCGATATCGATGTGGTAAGGGACTTGATGATTCATGATATTGATATCGTCTGTTCATTAAACAACCAGAAGCCGGTTAAGATATTCGCAACGGGCGTCCCGGTTTTTTCCAGGAAGGTCGATATTGCCAACGCCCGTTTGGTCTTCCCGAACGGCTGCGTGGCGAATTTGACGGCTTCCCGCGTTTCCGACAAGTCCATGCGCAAGATGCGGATATTTTCCAAAGATGCCTATGCCTCGATCGACTTCGCTTCCAAGAACGCCCAGGTTTACAGGAAATCCCCCCAAGCGCCCAGCCCTAAAAAAATACTTCAAAATATTGACTTGAACGCAATAAAGGATTATCAATCTTTGATGTTGCAGAAGTTTTTGGAGATAAAGAATCCGGTAATAGAAAAAACGGACCAGATTGAAAGCGAGCTTGGTGCGTTTATCGGGTCTATCCAAGAAGGCAGGCCGGTCGTCGTCACTGGAGAAGACGGTTTGAGGGCGCTGGAAACCGCCGAACTTATAATAAAACAAATTAATAAGGAGTAA